The stretch of DNA CCGACACGCCGCGCCCTCGGGTCACGAATCCCAGAATGTCGTCGCCGGGAACGGGGTTGCAGCACCGCGACAAGCGCACGAGCACGTCGTCGAGCCCCTTGACCACCACGCCGTTCGACGTGTGGGCCTCGTGCTTTTTCGGACGCTTCACGCTGGTGAGCATGGGCGGCAGCTTGCCGGTGGAAATGTCGGACGCGCCGTAGCTGGGGGCCGAAAACGCCTCTTCGCCCTTGTCCACCAGAATCTTCAGCATGCGGTTGGCGACCGCCTGCACGCTTTCCTTGCCGGTGCCGATATGCACGAGCATGTCGTCGGCGTCCCGGAAGCCCATCGCCTCGGCCACCGTCTTTTGCGCGCGCATGGCCTGGGCGTTCGAGATGCCCATGCCGTGCTTGCGCATCTCGCGCGTCAGCCTATCGCGGCCGATCTGCAAGTCGTCGCTGCGGCTCACCTTGCTGAAGTACGACCGGATCTTGCCGCGCGCGCTCGGCGTCTTCACCAGGTTGAGCCAGTTGCGCGAAGGGCTTGCGCTCTTCTGCGTCATGATCTCCACGCGATCGCCCAGCTGCAGCTCGTATGACAGGGGCACAATGACCCCGTTCACCTTCGCGCCCACGCAGTGGTTGCCCACTTCGGTGTGAATGGCGTAAGCGAAGTCGATGGGCGTCGACCCCGACCGAAGGCTGAGCACTTCGCCTTTCGGCGTGAACACGAACACCTCGGTGGGCGCCAGATCGACCTTCAAGTCCTTCAAGAACTCGCGCGAGTCGCGGGTGTCGTCTTGCCAGTCGACCATCTGGCGCAGCCATGCCAGCTGCTGGTCGAGCTCGTCTCCCCGCTTGCCGCCCTTTTCCTTGTAGCGCCAATGCGCCGCCACGCCGTATTCGCTTTGCCGATGCATCTCTTTGGTGCGAATCTGCACTTCAAGCGGCCGGCCCGCCGGCCCGATGACCGTCGTGTGCAGCGACTGGTACATGTTGAACTTCGGCATGGCGATGTAGTCTTTGAAGCGGCCCGGCATCGGGTGCCACAGCGTGTGCACCGCGCCCAGGGCCGAATAGCAGTCCTTCACCGTCTTCACGATGACGCGCACCGCAATGAGGTCGTAGATTTCAGAGAAGCCCTTGCCCTTCTTCGTCATTTTCTGGTAGATGGAGTACAAATGCTTCGGGCGTCCCATGACCTGCGAAGATATGTTGACCTTGTCCATCTCGTCGCGCAGCGTTTTGATCACGTCGTCCAAATACGCCTCGCGGCTGGCGCGGCTTTCGGTGACCATGCGGCTGACCTGCTTGAACTTGTTGGGCTCCATGTAGAAAAACGCCAAGTCTTCAAGTTCCCACTTGATGGAGTTGATGCCCAGCCGGTGCGCGATGGGCGCATAGATTTCCAGCGTTTCGCGGCTTTTGAAGATGCGGCGGTCTTCGCGCAAAGCGCCGAGCGTGCGCATGTTGTGCAGGCGGTCGGCCAGCTTGATGACGACGACGCGAATGTCTTTGGACATGGCCACGAACATCTTGCGCATGGTGGCGGCCTGTTCGTCGGTGAGGTTCTCCACTTCGATGCGGGTGATCTTCGTCACGCCGTCGACCAAAAGCGACACCTGCTCGCCGAATTCCCTTTTGACGA from Xiamenia xianingshaonis encodes:
- a CDS encoding RelA/SpoT family protein, which encodes MAKKQREAMIGASDEAPAKQTVQDYLGRPRVAQKVFATDTRPSSAVETPEERFEELQAMTTPYLTADEETLLAKAFAFASKAHAGQCRKSGEPFVAHPVEVAIILADLHMDVETLCAAILHDTVEDTDVTSEIVKREFGEQVSLLVDGVTKITRIEVENLTDEQAATMRKMFVAMSKDIRVVVIKLADRLHNMRTLGALREDRRIFKSRETLEIYAPIAHRLGINSIKWELEDLAFFYMEPNKFKQVSRMVTESRASREAYLDDVIKTLRDEMDKVNISSQVMGRPKHLYSIYQKMTKKGKGFSEIYDLIAVRVIVKTVKDCYSALGAVHTLWHPMPGRFKDYIAMPKFNMYQSLHTTVIGPAGRPLEVQIRTKEMHRQSEYGVAAHWRYKEKGGKRGDELDQQLAWLRQMVDWQDDTRDSREFLKDLKVDLAPTEVFVFTPKGEVLSLRSGSTPIDFAYAIHTEVGNHCVGAKVNGVIVPLSYELQLGDRVEIMTQKSASPSRNWLNLVKTPSARGKIRSYFSKVSRSDDLQIGRDRLTREMRKHGMGISNAQAMRAQKTVAEAMGFRDADDMLVHIGTGKESVQAVANRMLKILVDKGEEAFSAPSYGASDISTGKLPPMLTSVKRPKKHEAHTSNGVVVKGLDDVLVRLSRCCNPVPGDDILGFVTRGRGVSVHRADCPNAKDLMSSPERIIDVSWEGSLPKNTSFKVEVFIEALDRTNLLRDVVVTLSDSGANVLSCSTVSHRDNMVEMRFLFQVSDIDSIEYILAKLRKIDNVFDAKRMVPNVGSKKKAEKKTAQEG